One Terriglobales bacterium DNA segment encodes these proteins:
- the secG gene encoding preprotein translocase subunit SecG yields the protein MVVLLTILHVIVCFFLIIVVLLQSGKSADIAAAFGGMGSQTAFGPRGAATVLTKATTWAAIIFMITSLSLAIIASKKRAGSILGGTKPAQTQGQTQPSAPPAQNPVQGQPQQNRPVAPQPASK from the coding sequence ATGGTCGTCCTGCTCACCATCCTTCACGTCATCGTCTGCTTCTTCCTGATCATCGTGGTGCTGCTGCAAAGCGGCAAGAGCGCCGACATCGCGGCCGCCTTCGGCGGCATGGGTAGCCAGACCGCCTTCGGTCCTCGTGGCGCCGCCACCGTCCTGACCAAGGCCACCACCTGGGCCGCGATCATCTTCATGATCACCTCGCTGAGCCTGGCCATCATCGCCTCGAAGAAGCGCGCCGGCTCCATCCTCGGCGGCACCAAACCCGCGCAGACCCAGGGTCAGACCCAGCCCTCGGCGCCTCCGGCCCAGAACCCGGTGCAGGGCCAGCCGCAGCAGAACCGGCCCGTCGCCCCGCAACCCGCTTCGAAGTAG